Proteins encoded within one genomic window of Manduca sexta isolate Smith_Timp_Sample1 chromosome 18, JHU_Msex_v1.0, whole genome shotgun sequence:
- the LOC115441615 gene encoding chorion class CB protein PC404-like translates to MAAKMIVAFCASTLVIQSVYSQCLGRGLGPLGPGWAYDGLAPFDAYGAAWGGFGPMGPGLAGIAPATGLTASYGGGLAVTSASPISPTGLSVTSENAIEGTLAVIGQLPFLGAVATDGAFPTVGAGAVSYGCGDGAIGIVAEAPIAPAPAAIAPAMGPIGYGPAMATGYGYNGFAPRMGLGGCGAIF, encoded by the exons ATGGCCGCCAAAATGATTGTTGCTTTCTGCGCTTCGACTCTTGTCATCCAG agTGTATACAGCCAGTGCTTAGGTCGTGGCCTCGGTCCGCTCGGGCCTGGCTGGGCATACGACGGCCTGGCTCCTTTCGATGCTTATGGAGCTGCGTGGGGAGGATTTGGTCCCATGGGACCTGGTCTCGCAGGTATCGCACCGGCCACTGGTCTTACTGCATCATACGGTGGTGGTCTTGCTGTTACTAGCGCATCGCCCATTTCACCCACCGGTCTGTCCGTCACCTCTGAGAACGCGATTGAAGGTACGCTTGCCGTGATCGGCCAGCTGCCTTTCCTGGGCGCGGTGGCTACTGACGGCGCGTTCCCCACCGTGGGTGCTGGTGCTGTATCCTACGGCTGCGGAGACGGCGCTATCGGCATCGTGGCTGAGGCTCCTATCGCCCCAGCCCCCGCCGCCATCGCTCCTGCCATGGGTCCTATCGGCTACGGTCCAGCGATGGCCACCGGATACGGTTACAATGGTTTTGCCCCTAGAATGGGACTTGGAGGATGCGGTGCGATcttctaa
- the LOC115441614 gene encoding chorion class CB protein PC404: MTTKSILVLCIYTIFVKSAFSQCLGREALIGPGLGGPFGAGWAYDGFGLFDGLGYGGAWGAGLGPMGPGLAGLTPATGLAASYGGGLAVTSASPIAPTGLSVTSENAIEGTLAVVGQLPFLGAVATDGAFATVGAGAVSYGCGDGAIGIVAEAPIAPAPAAIAPAMGYGPAITSGLAYNGLGPRMGLGGCGAIY, from the exons ATGACTACGAAAAGCATCCTGGTTTTGTGCATCTACACCATTTTTGTAAag tCCGCCTTCAGCCAGTGTCTTGGTCGTGAAGCTCTCATCGGCCCTGGTCTCGGCGGCCCATTTGGTGCAGGATGGGCATACGACGGATTCGGTCTCTTCGACGGTCTAGGCTACGGCGGTGCATGGGGAGCCGGTCTCGGCCCCATGGGACCAGGCCTCGCGGGCTTAACGCCAGCCACTGGACTCGCTGCATCATACGGTGGAGGCCTAGCTGTTACCAGCGCCTCACCCATCGCTCCCACTGGACTCTCTGTCACCTCTGAGAACGCCATCGAGGGCACCCTTGCTGTGGTTGGCCAGCTACCGTTCTTAGGCGCTGTAGCAACAGATGGTGCTTTTGCTACTGTCGGTGCCGGTGCTGTGTCCTACGGCTGTGGAGACGGGGCTATTGGCATCGTGGCAGAGGCTCCCATAGCTCCTGCGCCTGCTGCTATTGCCCCAGCCATGGGCTATGGCCCCGCGATTACTAGTGGACTCGCCTATAATGGTTTAGGACCCAGAATGGGTCTGGGTGGTTGTGGTGCCATTTACTAA
- the LOC119189706 gene encoding chorion class CA protein ERA.1-like, with amino-acid sequence MNTFAVLVLCIQACLVQNAFGMCARGIVGPAIAGPAIAPLGVPACGAALAGPALAPFGAPALAAPGLGWAGLAGPAVGTYGGTGIGNVAVAGELPVAGTTAVAGQVPIIGAVGFGGDALAAGAVSIAGRCGCGCGAPYAY; translated from the exons ATGAACACCTTCGCCGTCCTCGTCCTCTGCATCCAGGCTTGCCTGGTccag AACGCCTTCGGCATGTGCGCCAGAGGCATCGTGGGCCCGGCCATCGCCGGCCCCGCCATCGCTCCCCTTGGCGTGCCCGCCTGCGGTGCCGCTCTCGCTGGTCCCGCCCTGGCTCCCTTCGGTGCTCCCGCCCTCGCCGCCCCCGGTCTCGGCTGGGCTGGTCTGGCCGGTCCCGCCGTCGGCACCTACGGAGGCACTGGCATCGGTAACGTGGCCGTCGCCGGTGAGCTCCCCGTGGCTGGTACCACCGCTGTCGCCGGACAGGTGCCCATCATTGGCGCCGTCGGTTTCGGAGGCGATGCTCTCGCCGCTGGTGCTGTGTCCATCGCTGGACGTTGCGGTTGCGGCTGCGGCGCCCCTTACGCTTACTAA
- the LOC115441612 gene encoding chorion class B protein PC10 produces the protein MAAKLLLVCVSALFVQSAMSNCLGRIGAGLGPYGAGWGYDGLAYDGLAYGAAWPAGRLGCGAIGPIGAITPAADLAASYGGGLPVATGSPIAPTGLAVASENVYEGPVAVAGNLPFLGTVAVEGVFPTAGAGAVSYGCGDGAIGITAEGPIGAYGPAAIAPAGIAPALGYGGLGLGYGVGYAGRLGGCGCGAIY, from the exons ATGGCAGCCAAGCTTCTCCTTGTTTGCGTTTCTGCGCTCTTCGTtcag tcCGCCATGAGCAACTGCCTCGGTCGCATTGGCGCTGGTCTCGGACCTTACGGCGCCGGCTGGGGCTATGACGGTCTCGCCTACGACGGCCTCGCATACGGCGCCGCCTGGCCCGCCGGCCGTCTCGGCTGCGGAGCCATCGGCCCCATTGGCGCCATCACCCCCGCCGCCGACCTTGCCGCCTCTTACGGCGGTGGCCTCCCCGTCGCTACCGGCTCCCCCATCGCCCCCACTGGTCTCGCCGTCGCCTCTGAGAACGTGTACGAGGGTCCCGTCGCCGTGGCCGGTAACCTGCCGTTCCTGGGTACCGTCGCTGTGGAGGGTGTGTTCCCGACCGCCGGTGCTGGTGCTGTCTCGTACGGCTGCGGCGACGGTGCCATCGGTATCACCGCTGAGGGTCCCATTGGAGCTTATGGTCCCGCTGCCATCGCCCCCGCCGGTATCGCCCCCGCCCTCGGCTATGGCGGTTTGGGTCTGGGTTACGGAGTCGGCTACGCTGGACGCCTCGGTGGATGCGGCTGCGGTGCTATCTACTGA
- the LOC119189699 gene encoding chorion class CA protein ERA.1-like, with amino-acid sequence MLTVGVFFLLIQACYIQHAYSQCFDIAAPVLGIASPALTIAAPTLGLAGPAIGPYGCDSWGYGPSWAGFGGYGYGYPGYGGWFGPGWGGWAGPAMGGYGGAGAGNLAMAGDLPVAGSTALGGQVPIIGAVQFGGTAPAAGRVTITATCGCGCGCGGSFLY; translated from the exons atgctGACGGTCGGTGTTTTTTTCCTATTGATTCAAGCGTGTTACATTCAG CACGCCTATAGCCAATGTTTCGACATTGCCGCTCCAGTGCTTGGCATTGCATCACCAGCGCTCACTATCGCAGCCCCTACTTTGGGATTAGCAGGACCTGCCATCGGGCCCTATGGTTGCGACAGTTGGGGTTACGGGCCAAGCTGGGCTGGCTTCGGTGGGTACGGCTATGGATATCCCGGTTACGGCGGTTGGTTTGGCCCAGGCTGGGGTGGATGGGCTGGTCCCGCTATGGGAGGCTACGGAGGTGCCGGTGCTGGTAATTTAGCTATGGCTGGTGATCTTCCGGTCGCTGGGAGCACAGCGCTTGGTGGTCAAGTTCCAATTATAGGTGCTGTGCAGTTTGGTGGAACCGCACCTGCTGCTGGTCGAGTTACTATCACCGCAACCTGTGGGTGTGGATGTGGATGCGGTGGTTCCTtcttgtattaa
- the LOC115441610 gene encoding chorion class B protein B.L1, with protein sequence MNLRRHFRVRTQSATCKMVSKALFLLSVQTLLIKCALSQCFGRGFYGAGLGSPYGFGFGGYDGWGYGGWGYGGYPAAGWAGGWGAGLGFGGWGLGGCGGYGGFGGFGGIGPGIAPATGLAGSFGGGLAVTSASPIAPTGLVVTSENAIEGAVAVAGNLPFLGAVATDGAFPSAGAGAVAYGCGDGAVGIAAEAPVAGFVGPAIGYAGGCGCGVY encoded by the exons ATGAATCTGCGACGCCATTTTCGAGTCAGAACTCAATCAGCGACTTGTAAAATGGTCTCTAAAGCTCTTTTCTTGCTAAGCGTCCAGACGCTCCTAATCAAG TGCGCGCTGAGCCAATGTTTTGGCCGTGGATTCTACGGCGCTGGACTGGGCAGCCCTTACGGTTTCGGATTTGGAGGTTATGATGGTTGGGGCTACGGTGGGTGGGGATACGGAGGTTACCCGGCTGCCGGATGGGCCGGTGGATGGGGTGCAGGCCTGGGCTTCGGTGGCTGGGGCTTGGGTGGTTGCGGCGGATACGGTGGTTTCGGGGGTTTTGGTGGCATTGGTCCCGGAATCGCTCCAGCTACTGGTCTTGCTGGATCCTTCGGCGGTGGTCTAGCCGTCACTAGTGCTTCTCCTATCGCCCCCACTGGCCTCGTTGTAACCTCGGAGAACGCGATCGAAGGTGCTGTCGCTGTTGCTGGCAACCTTCCATTCTTGGGTGCTGTTGCTACTGATGGTGCCTTCCCTAGTGCCGGCGCTGGTGCTGTGGCTTACGGCTGTGGAGACGGCGCTGTTGGCATTGCTGCCGAGGCCCCTGTGGCGGGTTTCGTCGGCCCTGCCATCGGGTACGCGGGAGGATGCGGCTGCGGTGTTTACTAA